A stretch of the Desulfobacter sp. genome encodes the following:
- a CDS encoding hydrogenase codes for MVEIIFLAPFITGVLAFFLPRAVGRQLLVGTGAIHLFLSLLLWKNRSLPVFDHFFAVTPEGLLSLLVISLLFFLISIYTMGYLKESDLKSENIFTGSMLLFLSTMTMVTLSDHIMVMWIAIEATTLASAPLIYTHRSSASLEATWKYVIICSVGIAMALLGTVLITLSMDIGNVESALSFSALTQVAKALDPMWLKAGFVFILVGYGTKMGLAPMHTWLPDAHSEAPSPASALLSGVLLNCAYLGIFKTNKIMYAAGLGDFSGTILIVFGLMSILAAATFILKQNEYKRMLAYSSIENMGIIAFGTGIGGLAAYGAVICMIHHSLIKSSLFLSSGNILLGYGDRMIKNTGEMARLMPKTFKAFFAGFAGISGFPPFGIFIGELFIIVGAFKTGHYVVVTIFILSLCVIFAGLANQVMKISFNDLKGGRNDEQASDKQILIKEKASLVWPQYILLLTSLVLCFFIPDTLYQTIIDAVTAIGGGIK; via the coding sequence ATGGTGGAAATTATTTTTCTAGCCCCTTTTATTACCGGCGTCCTTGCTTTTTTCCTGCCCAGAGCAGTCGGGCGCCAGCTTTTGGTCGGCACCGGAGCTATTCATCTGTTTCTCTCCTTGCTGTTGTGGAAAAACAGATCCCTGCCCGTTTTTGATCATTTTTTTGCAGTGACCCCGGAAGGATTGCTCTCCCTTTTGGTGATTTCGCTTCTTTTCTTTCTGATATCCATATACACCATGGGATATCTTAAAGAGAGCGACCTGAAATCGGAGAATATTTTTACAGGCTCCATGCTTTTATTTTTATCCACCATGACCATGGTCACCCTGTCCGATCATATCATGGTGATGTGGATCGCCATTGAGGCCACCACCCTGGCAAGTGCGCCTTTGATTTATACCCACAGGTCTTCGGCTTCTCTTGAAGCCACCTGGAAGTATGTGATCATTTGTTCGGTGGGGATTGCCATGGCCCTTTTGGGCACGGTTTTAATCACCCTTTCCATGGATATCGGCAATGTGGAATCCGCGCTTTCATTTTCTGCCCTGACCCAGGTGGCCAAAGCGCTTGATCCCATGTGGCTCAAGGCGGGGTTTGTCTTTATCCTGGTGGGGTACGGTACCAAAATGGGATTGGCGCCCATGCATACCTGGCTTCCCGATGCCCATAGCGAGGCTCCCAGCCCTGCCTCGGCCCTTTTATCCGGGGTGCTGTTAAACTGCGCCTATTTGGGTATTTTCAAGACCAATAAGATCATGTACGCTGCCGGGCTAGGGGATTTTTCGGGCACCATTCTCATTGTGTTCGGGCTCATGTCCATATTGGCGGCAGCCACGTTTATTCTTAAGCAGAATGAGTACAAAAGAATGCTGGCCTATTCCAGTATTGAAAATATGGGGATCATAGCATTTGGAACCGGTATCGGCGGGCTTGCCGCTTATGGCGCCGTGATCTGCATGATCCACCACAGCCTGATCAAATCCTCTTTGTTTTTGTCTTCCGGGAATATCCTTTTAGGATATGGAGACCGGATGATCAAGAACACAGGAGAAATGGCAAGGCTGATGCCCAAAACATTCAAGGCATTTTTTGCAGGGTTTGCCGGCATTTCAGGATTTCCACCCTTTGGTATCTTCATCGGCGAGCTTTTTATTATCGTGGGTGCTTTTAAAACAGGCCACTATGTGGTGGTCACCATTTTCATCCTAAGCCTTTGCGTTATTTTTGCAGGACTTGCCAATCAGGTCATGAAGATTTCATTTAATGATCTTAAGGGCGGCAGAAACGATGAACAGGCATCTGATAAACAAATTCTTATCAAAGAAAAAGCCAGCCTGGTCTGGCCACAATATATACTGCTATTAACATCCCTGGTATTATGTTTTTTTATCCCGGACACATTATATCAAACGATCATTGATGCGGTGACTGCCATTGGCGGAGGAATTAAATGA